The nucleotide sequence ACACAGCTTCCTCCATCTTCTAGAATTTTAATAATTGTAGGCTTTGCTGCTAATATTCGTGTAGCATCTGCAACCTCAAAATTAGCATTTAAAGGCACATTAAAATCAACTCTAACAAGCGCTTTTTTATTATTAAAATTATAATCATTAAGTGTTTTCATCTATTTATATTCTTATTTTTATTTGGTTGTAAACCCTGAATCTATTAGTAATACAAGATCTTTTATGTTTTCGGCAGCATTTTTAGATATCTTTTTAGAGAATATGCCTTTAAAAAATATTCCTAAAGGCTTAAAATCAGCATAAGCTTCGATCTTCAATTTCGTATATCCATTAGCTTGAGGTTCTAAAATATAGTATACATTAAATTTTTTCATAAATGGCATACTATCTGTCGTTTCTCCGTACACTAATTGGTTTTCATTTACTTTTCTTGTAATTGTCGTTTGATCAATTTCTTGATTTTTCCCTATTAAACATTTATGCTTTCTGCCAGATCGATTTACTTTATTTTCCTCATATTCTAATTTATTAACACCTTTACTCCAAAGTAATCTATAATCAAAATTACTAATCACTTCATAAAGATCTAAAATTGGAGATTGTATGACTTCACTTATATTAAATAAAAGATGTTTAGGAACATCTTCTGGTATAGGTGGTACGTAGGGTAAGTTTTCTCTTAAATGAGATAATCTGCTATATCCATATACTATTTTTCCGAAGTCGTATTCTGCAATTCCTTTTGAAAATTCACTGTCAGTTTTAGAGAGTTGCTTTACGTTTTCTGTAAAAAGGGCATATTCTGTTATTGGCACCTCATTTTTAAGCAAACGATGTGCTTGTATAACATTACTCCCATAAGGCTTTTTAGTATTTTTTACTTCTATAAAATCTATTTCTCCATAATGAACAACAAATTTTAAACTAAGATTATATGCTGAAGAGCAAGCACCACAACGGCAAATACGTTCATATTCATAACGCTTTAAATGCATATGAAATGCTATATACATTTCATCAATCTGTTGTTTTATAGCATTAAAGTTAACCGATTCGCTTAGTTTATAAAAAAACAAAGCATCGCCTTCAATTTCAGCTAATTTTAGATCAATCGTATTTTTATCAAGAAGAATTTCTAATAGCTCCGAAATAATATGACCGCTGTGCTTAATGTCTGTGTGATGAACGAACTCTGTAAATCCCGAGATATCTGGTATAAAAAGAATTGCTTTTTCGGTCATATTTATGTTATACTTTTTCTGGTGTAAAAATACTAGGATTTATCATTTTATTCTATAAATAAGCTGTTAAAAAGAAATTGAAATGCTTCTGAAAAAATTACATAGTTTTGTGATATGCTATTTTCTGAAATCTTAGGGCAAGATCACCTTAAAAAACATCTAACACTAAGTGTTAATAATGGAAGAATTCCACACGCTCAACTCTTTGTTGGTCCAGAAGGTAGTGGTACTTTACCAATGGCAATTGCTTATGCTCAATATGTACTTTGTAACAATACTGAAGCTGAAAATTTAAATGGTAATGAAGCTTGCAATCTGAAATTTAATAGTCTCTCTCACCCCGATTTACATTTTGCTTTTCCTGTAGCGACAACAGGTAAAATAAAAAGTCATCCTGTTTCTAAATTATTTATGGAAGATTGGCGTGCACTTTTAAAAGAACAGCCTTATTGTAATTTATTTGATTGGTACAAACAATTAGGAATAGATAATAAACAAGGTGAAATTAGAGTAGATGAAGCTCTAGACATTATAAAATCACTCTCTTTAAAATCATATGAAGGAGGTTATAAAGTAATGCTCATTTGGATGGCCGAAAAAATGAACGTTGCTTGTGCCAATAAGCTTCTAAAGCTTATAGAAGAACCTCCAAATAAAACTATTTTTATTCTCATAGCTGAAGATGAAGAGCAAATTATATCTACCATAAGGTCTCGCTGTCAAATACTGCATTTCCCTCCTTTAAGTGAAGAATCTATTAAAAATGCTCTTATTTTAAAATACAGTATTGATGAGAATGCAGCTTCAAAAATTGCACATCAATCTAACGGTAATTATAACAAAGCTTGTGATTTAGTTTATCAAGATAGTGAAGATTTACAATTTGAAGAATGGTTTATTTTCTGGATTAGAAGTGCTTTTAAAGCCAAAGGTAATAAAGCTGCTATTCACGATTTAATGTCTTGGAGTGAAGAAATTGCTAAAACTGGTCGTGAAACTCAAAAACAGTTTCTTCATTTTTGTATCGACTTTTTTAGACAAGCGCTTTTACATAATTATCAAGCTCACGATTTAGTATTTATAGAACCTAAAGCAAAAGGGTTTAAGCTTGAAAATTTTGCACCTTTTGTTCACGAGAATAATATCCTAGATATCAGCAATGAATTACAAGATGCTATTTATCATATAGAGCGAAACGGAAATTCTAAAATTGTTCTAACCGATTTATCGATTAAGCTTACACGATTACTTCATAAAAAATCGGCATAAAAAAAGTGTTAGATCGTTATCTAACACTTTCTAAAATGTATTTATTTTTAATTTATTCTTTTGAGTAAGAGTTGTTTAACGCTTCTAATATTGTTTTTGTTAGATCATTTGCTTCTTCTCCAAACATAACACTTCCAGCTTCATTACTTCCCAAAATAAAGCTATATCCATTTGATTTACCGTAATCTTCTACAAACTTCCTCACTTTCTTTATTAATGAATCATTTTTAGCTTGACTTTCCTGTGATATTTGTTGTTGTTCAAATTGAACGCGTTGTGATAATACTTGCTCTTTTTGTTGAAATTCTTGCATTAATTTTTGAATTTCAGCTTGTGACATTTTTTTTGCTTTTATTTCTGCTTCATTAACTTCAAATTGAAATGATTGACGTAAGCTATCTGTTCTTTTTTGAAACGCATTTATTTTTAATTGAATTTTTGCTTCAATATCTTTTTTTTCTTGATACTCATTAATTAATGTAGAATTATCTACATATCCTATTTTTTGTTGTTGGCAAGACGAAAAACTTATTATAGCAATTGCAATTATTAAAAACTTCTTCATTTTATAAAATTTATGTTTGTGCAAATGTAAAAAAGAAGTAGTTCATTTTTGGTTAAAAACAACAAGATAATCAAATCTTATACTGTTTTCATTTTATATAATAAAAATTTATTGAAATTGAATTAAAATAAAGCGTTTTAAGCAACTTTAAATTTTATAAAACATATTTCTTCATTTTAACAACTAACTCTTAAAACAGGGTTTTGTAAATGCGTTTTAGTTGTTTTTAATGATATAAATTAATGACGAATATTCTCCTGTTTGTTTTGCTTTAAAATTTGAGCGCAATCCAGTTCGAAATGCGTTAAAAACATTCATCTTGCCAGATTTATATTTTTCAGAAAGTAAGCATACATAATACGAATCAAATTTCATAGGGAGCGTTTTAACTACTTTTAAATTTTCCCTAGATATTAATTTGGAAATTGATGTTTGCGAAAAATGCCAAAAGTGTCTTGGTACATCAAAAGCTGCCCAAAAGTTTTTATAATAATTCGCATCATAACTTTTATAATTTGGAACTGCAATTATTAAAGTTCCATTAGGTTTTAAGAGTTTTTTAAATACAGAAATATGTTCGTTTAAATTAGGAAGGTGCTCTAGTACATGCCAAAGTGTAATAACATCAAAACTGTTGCTTTTTAATTCTAGAAGATGTTCAGTTTTATAAACAGAGTTATTTGTTTTTTTATTTGCAATAGTTCTAGCTTTTAGATTAGGTTCTATTCCAAAAACATTCCAATTGTTTTGTTTCGCTAACTCCAAAAAATCTCCTGTTCCACATCCAACATCTAAAAGTGTTTTAGTTTCTAGTGATTGAGAATTGATAAGTTTTAATTTCTTTTTAAGAGAAATAGTTCTTACCAAATGATATATTTTTTCAAAAAGATTTCGCTTAGTATCTGTATGCGAAATATAATCTTCACTTTCGTAATAATCTGATAACTTATCTAAAGAAGGTTGAGGTGATGTTTCTAATAAATCTAATTCTTTATTGTAAATTAATCGAAATTCTTCTCCAGAAACTGAGTGATCTTTTACAGTCAAATAAATTTGTTTTTCTTTCATTAAACGAAAACTAGATTAATTCGTTCCACGTGGAACAATAAAATTAGCGTCCCATATAAACTAGTAATACTGAAATATCGTTTGGAGACACACCGCTTATTCTTGAAGCTTGCGAGATGGTCACTGGTTGAATTTTTTTTAGCTTTTCTCTGGCTTCATAACTCATCGATTTAATCTTAGAATAATCAAAATTAATTGGGATTTTTAAATCTTCTAAACGATTTAATTTATCTGCATTGTTCTTCTCTTTTTCAATATAACCAGAATATTTAACTTGGATTTCTGTTTGTTCAATTACCTCATCATCTAAATTATTATCTAAAATATATGCATCCACTGATTTAAATTTTCGAACATCATCTATAGTAATGTTTGGCCTCGCAAATAACTTAAACATCTTATCAGATTGTTTGACTGGTGATGAATTTTTAGATTCTAAAACAGGATTAGCTTCTTCAGGTTTTACACTTGTTGTTCTAAAAAAGCTAACGAATTTTTCAGCTTCATTGTGCTTTTCTTCCATTCGCTTTAAACGCTTTTCTGAAGCAATTCCTAATTTATATCCCTTAGGTGTTAACCTTAAATCTGCATTATCTTGTCTTAATAATGTTCTATATTCTGCTCTAGAAGTAAACATACGATATGGTTCTTCTGTACCTTTTGTGATTAAATCATCTATTAAAACACCTATGTATGCTTCATTACGTTTGAGTGTAAATGGATCTTTTTCTTGCACAGCTAAACTTGCATTTATTCCAGCCATTAACCCTTGAGAAGCTGCTTCTTCATAACCAGTAGTCCCATTAATTTGGCCAGCAAAATATAATCCATCAACTAATTTGGTTTCTAATGTATGTTTTAATTGTGTTGGAGGAAAATAATCATACTCTATTGCATAACCAGGTCTAAAGAATTTTACATTTTCAAAACCAACCACAGAGCGTAGTGCTTTAAATTGAACATCTTCCGGGAGTGATGTTGAAAATCCATTAACATAAACTTCAACAGTATTCCAACCTTCAGGTTCTATAAATAATTGATGTCTATCTTTATCTGCAAATCGATTAATCTTATCTTCTATTGAAGGGCAATATCTAGGCCCTATACTTTTAATACTCCCGTTAAACATAGGAGAACGATCAAAACCTTCACGTAACAAATCGTGTACCTCTGTACTTGTATAAGTCATGTGACAATCACGTTGTTGTTTTAATGGTTTTGTAATATCTAGATATGAAAATTTATCTGGATTTTCATCACCTGGTTGTTCAGTCATTTTAGAATAGTCTAACGAACGTCCATCAACTCGAGGCGGTGTTCCTGTTTTCATTCTGCCAGATTCAAAACCTAAATTTTCAAGTTGTTCAGTAATTCCTGTTGCTGCTCTTTCTCCTGCTCTACCTCCACCAAAATTTTTAGCACCTATATGAATTAACCCGTTTAAAAAAGTTCCATTAGTAAGCACAACAGTTTTTGCTTTCACTTCAATTCCAAGGGAAGTTTTTACTCCAACTACTTTATTTTTTTCAATTAATAATCCTGACACCATTTCTTGATAAAAATCAAGATTAGGAGTTTGTTCTAATAACAATCTCCAATCTTCAGCAAAACGCATCCTATCACTCTGCACTCTTGGGCTCCACATTGCAGGTCCTTTAGATTTGTTAAGCATCTTGAATTGTATCGCAGAAGTGTCACTAACAATGCCACTATAACCCCCTAAAGCATCAATTTCTCTTACGATTTGTCCTTTGGCAATTCCTCCCATTGCAGGATTACAAGACATTTGTGCAATGTTTTGAAGGTTCATTGTTATTAACAACGTTTTACTTCCCATATTAGCTGCTGAAGCGGCAGCTTCACTACCAGCATGGCCACCACCAACAACTATAACGTCATATACTTTATCAAACATAACTTTATGCTAGAATTATTAACTTAAATTGTTTCACGTGGAACAATTTAAAATTTATCTAATTTGAATTTGCAAATATACGCTGATTCTAAGAATTAATCGAAAGCACTCTTAAATAGTGATCTTCTTTAGCACGCATAAGAATAGCCTCTTCTTCTGATTTATCCTTATAACCACAATAGTGTAGAATACCGTGTATGATTACTCTTTGTAATTCAGAGTTAAAATCTACTTTAAAATCTTTTGCATTATCTTCTATTCTATCAATTGAAATATAAATATCTCCATGTAGTTCTTTTCCTACTGAATAATCAAAACTTATAATATCTGTTAGTGTATCATGTTTCAAGAATTCAACATTCAATTTATGCAGGTATTCATCATTACAAAACACATAATTAATTTCACCTTCTGTGCAATTTTCATTAAGAATAGTATTAGAGATCCAATTTCTTATAACAGATTCATTTTCTAAATTAAATTCTTTCTCAAAATTAAAGTTGATCATTTTTTGTTTTAAAATATTCTAATACTTTCTTTTTATAAACTTGCTGCAAAGGTAAAGTTTGTCTGTTTAAAATCTCTGTGGTATTGAAATATTCTTTAGCTTGAGGAATACGATTATTCGTAGTATTATTAAAGCGTTCATCATTCGTTTTTGATTTGCGCTTATTATCTTGACCTTGCTCAAACGTAGCATTCTCTAATTTTAAAAGTTGATGTTGTAATTCCTGAATCTTTTGAAGCGTTTGATTTGTGAATCCACTATTTAACAAATTTTCTTCAACTTCGTCAAAAGCTTTAGATAATTCTTCTCCAATTCCTCCTTTTCCTTCTTTTGCCAATTTATCCTGTAATGCTTGTCGTAATTGTTGTTGTTGTTGAAAAATTCTAAATAGTTCTCCATTAAGTTCTTCGCTATTTCCCTCTCCGTTTCCTAATTGACTGCCTTCTTGATCACCCTGTTGTCCTTCTCCTTCTTGCTCTCCTTTTTCGCCATCTTTTCCTTGACCTTGTTGCTTTCCTTTTTTATCTCCGGGTTTCTCACCATTCTCCTTTTTACCATTATCACTTTTTTTCTTTCCTTCTTCAAATTGTTTTTTCAATTCTTCTTGACTAATAATGATATCAGGAATAGATTCACCTCCCTTTCCTTTTCCTGGAGATGGGTTGAGTTGGTTTGATAAATTATCTAACATATCACTTAAAAAGTCAGCCAAAGTATTCGCAGCAGTAACTGTGTATTGTTGAGCAGCAACTCCTTGATACAATCTGTTTTCTGCAAGTTGACTCAGTGATTTATCTACGTTAAAAAACACTTCTGTAATTTCTTTATTTATTTGTTCAGATATTGAAGGTTGTCTAAGTGATAAAGCAAACAAACTGTCATCTACATGCTCAAAATGTTCTTTGAGACCTTGTTGTTTCCTTAGATATCCAGCATACTCGTTATGATTAACCTGTATGCTCTTAAACTGCTCCATTAAATCTTCTTGATCAAACGAAAACAATACTAAATTATCGAGAATTTGCCTTAACATATCTATATCTTCAGAAATTTGTTCACCTCCTCCACCTCCAGCTGGTTGACTTAAAGACTCACTCATTTTTCTCAGCTTTTGAGCTGCTTTTTTCTGATTTTTTTTTGCTTTATTCTCGCTTTGTTTTTGTTCTTCCTGTTTCTGTTGCTGTTCTTCGTTATTTTGTTCTGCGCCTATTTCTTTCTCTTCGTTCTGACTCTGTTCTTTTTTATCTAAATTTTCACTAGCTTCCTTCTGTTCTTTTTTAATTTCTTCTTCCTCCTTTTTGTCTTCAGGAACTTGTAAAGGTTGTTTTAGTTTTTTATTTTCTTTCTGAAGATCTTCTAATTCTTTTTGGATATCTTCAAATTCTTTATTCAGTTTATCTTGTTCTTCTTTAGTATTTTCTTCAGAAGATTTCTCTGATTGTTCTTCTTGTTTTTCTGCAAGTTTTGCTAAATCATCTTTTAGTTTTTCAGCTTTTTTAGTGACATAATATCGTTTGGTTAATTCTACTAGTTGCTCTAAACTTCTTTTTTTATTTTTATTTTGCTTTGCAAGTTCTTCAAGTTTTTCTGTGAGTTCTTCTTTTTCAAGTTTTTCAGCTAATTTCTCCAGTTCTTCAAGAAGTTTTTCATCTTTTTTAAGTTGTTCATTGTTTTCTTCTAAACGTTTTTTTAGTGCTTCTTTAAAAGGATCTTCTTCTTTATTTTCCTTTTGAAATTCTTCTAAATTATTTTTTAATTTTTTATTGAAATTTTGAAGTAAGTCCTCCTGTTTCTTTTGGCGTTTTAAAAAGTTTTCAAATTTCTTTTTGTCATTAAAATTAAGCTCTGCTTTTTCTTTTTGAGTTTTGGAAAACTCTTGTAACTCATTATCTTGCTCTTCCAATTTTTCTAAAGAGTTGTTTAAATTCTCTATAGTTTCACTTTGCTCTTTTAATTGCTCTTCTTTCACTTCATTTTTGGTAAGTTTTCTATAACTAAACACATTACTCTTTGTGCTTTTATAGCCATGAATTACATCATTATCAAACACCTCAAAATACAAATCGTAACTCACACCATCTTCAAGTTCTAACTGGTCTGGAAAGACACTAATAAATTCATCAAAATTAGAAGCAGCAACATTTAATTTCACAGTTTGTTTTTTACTCTCATCATTTAATGGGTAAAAAACGAGTTGTAATTTATTTAATCCATAATCATCGCTTACTTGTCCATAAAAATAAAGCGTTTGGCTGTCTAAAGAGTCTTGCTCCATTTGCATATTAAGCTCTGGGTGTTCATCACGAATAACATCAATTGAAAAAGATAAATTTTCGTAATTCTTAAGATTCTCATTACTTGTATTTAAACTATAATCTAAATTACGATTAAGTCGCTGAGATAACTTAAAATTATCGCTATCGCCTTCAAAATTAAATACAGAATCTCTTGTGGTGAGCGTTACCGTATTTGTAGATTTTGTTTTTAAATCCCATGTAATTTTAGT is from Flavobacteriaceae bacterium and encodes:
- a CDS encoding DUF2652 domain-containing protein; this translates as MTEKAILFIPDISGFTEFVHHTDIKHSGHIISELLEILLDKNTIDLKLAEIEGDALFFYKLSESVNFNAIKQQIDEMYIAFHMHLKRYEYERICRCGACSSAYNLSLKFVVHYGEIDFIEVKNTKKPYGSNVIQAHRLLKNEVPITEYALFTENVKQLSKTDSEFSKGIAEYDFGKIVYGYSRLSHLRENLPYVPPIPEDVPKHLLFNISEVIQSPILDLYEVISNFDYRLLWSKGVNKLEYEENKVNRSGRKHKCLIGKNQEIDQTTITRKVNENQLVYGETTDSMPFMKKFNVYYILEPQANGYTKLKIEAYADFKPLGIFFKGIFSKKISKNAAENIKDLVLLIDSGFTTK
- the ybeY gene encoding rRNA maturation RNase YbeY, which produces MINFNFEKEFNLENESVIRNWISNTILNENCTEGEINYVFCNDEYLHKLNVEFLKHDTLTDIISFDYSVGKELHGDIYISIDRIEDNAKDFKVDFNSELQRVIIHGILHYCGYKDKSEEEAILMRAKEDHYLRVLSINS
- a CDS encoding OmpH family outer membrane protein, whose translation is MKKFLIIAIAIISFSSCQQQKIGYVDNSTLINEYQEKKDIEAKIQLKINAFQKRTDSLRQSFQFEVNEAEIKAKKMSQAEIQKLMQEFQQKEQVLSQRVQFEQQQISQESQAKNDSLIKKVRKFVEDYGKSNGYSFILGSNEAGSVMFGEEANDLTKTILEALNNSYSKE
- a CDS encoding DUF4175 family protein; this translates as MNNFKNIQNKLEAFIKKYYTNALIKGAILFFATGVLYFLFTVFIEYMLWLSTGARTALFWIFILVEIGLFAKFIAVPLSKLFKLQRGIDYKDASKIIGNHFPEVNDKLLNVLQLNEDAQQSELLLASIEQKSIELSPIPFKLAINLKGNIKYLKYAAIPVMIVLLSLLTGHFNWFSDGYERVVNYQTAYEPPAPFQFFVINEDLKAIENKAFKLQVQTQGEVIPESVQITYNNETYYLKELNPGLFEYTFSQPKSNIEFNLFANNVNSKPYTLEVIGVPTLLSFDMILDYPAYTKKKDEVLKSAGNAIVPQGTKITWDLKTKSTNTVTLTTRDSVFNFEGDSDNFKLSQRLNRNLDYSLNTSNENLKNYENLSFSIDVIRDEHPELNMQMEQDSLDSQTLYFYGQVSDDYGLNKLQLVFYPLNDESKKQTVKLNVAASNFDEFISVFPDQLELEDGVSYDLYFEVFDNDVIHGYKSTKSNVFSYRKLTKNEVKEEQLKEQSETIENLNNSLEKLEEQDNELQEFSKTQKEKAELNFNDKKKFENFLKRQKKQEDLLQNFNKKLKNNLEEFQKENKEEDPFKEALKKRLEENNEQLKKDEKLLEELEKLAEKLEKEELTEKLEELAKQNKNKKRSLEQLVELTKRYYVTKKAEKLKDDLAKLAEKQEEQSEKSSEENTKEEQDKLNKEFEDIQKELEDLQKENKKLKQPLQVPEDKKEEEEIKKEQKEASENLDKKEQSQNEEKEIGAEQNNEEQQQKQEEQKQSENKAKKNQKKAAQKLRKMSESLSQPAGGGGGEQISEDIDMLRQILDNLVLFSFDQEDLMEQFKSIQVNHNEYAGYLRKQQGLKEHFEHVDDSLFALSLRQPSISEQINKEITEVFFNVDKSLSQLAENRLYQGVAAQQYTVTAANTLADFLSDMLDNLSNQLNPSPGKGKGGESIPDIIISQEELKKQFEEGKKKSDNGKKENGEKPGDKKGKQQGQGKDGEKGEQEGEGQQGDQEGSQLGNGEGNSEELNGELFRIFQQQQQLRQALQDKLAKEGKGGIGEELSKAFDEVEENLLNSGFTNQTLQKIQELQHQLLKLENATFEQGQDNKRKSKTNDERFNNTTNNRIPQAKEYFNTTEILNRQTLPLQQVYKKKVLEYFKTKNDQL
- a CDS encoding DNA polymerase III subunit delta', encoding MLFSEILGQDHLKKHLTLSVNNGRIPHAQLFVGPEGSGTLPMAIAYAQYVLCNNTEAENLNGNEACNLKFNSLSHPDLHFAFPVATTGKIKSHPVSKLFMEDWRALLKEQPYCNLFDWYKQLGIDNKQGEIRVDEALDIIKSLSLKSYEGGYKVMLIWMAEKMNVACANKLLKLIEEPPNKTIFILIAEDEEQIISTIRSRCQILHFPPLSEESIKNALILKYSIDENAASKIAHQSNGNYNKACDLVYQDSEDLQFEEWFIFWIRSAFKAKGNKAAIHDLMSWSEEIAKTGRETQKQFLHFCIDFFRQALLHNYQAHDLVFIEPKAKGFKLENFAPFVHENNILDISNELQDAIYHIERNGNSKIVLTDLSIKLTRLLHKKSA
- a CDS encoding class I SAM-dependent methyltransferase, whose translation is MKEKQIYLTVKDHSVSGEEFRLIYNKELDLLETSPQPSLDKLSDYYESEDYISHTDTKRNLFEKIYHLVRTISLKKKLKLINSQSLETKTLLDVGCGTGDFLELAKQNNWNVFGIEPNLKARTIANKKTNNSVYKTEHLLELKSNSFDVITLWHVLEHLPNLNEHISVFKKLLKPNGTLIIAVPNYKSYDANYYKNFWAAFDVPRHFWHFSQTSISKLISRENLKVVKTLPMKFDSYYVCLLSEKYKSGKMNVFNAFRTGLRSNFKAKQTGEYSSLIYIIKNN
- the mnmG gene encoding tRNA uridine-5-carboxymethylaminomethyl(34) synthesis enzyme MnmG; translated protein: MFDKVYDVIVVGGGHAGSEAAASAANMGSKTLLITMNLQNIAQMSCNPAMGGIAKGQIVREIDALGGYSGIVSDTSAIQFKMLNKSKGPAMWSPRVQSDRMRFAEDWRLLLEQTPNLDFYQEMVSGLLIEKNKVVGVKTSLGIEVKAKTVVLTNGTFLNGLIHIGAKNFGGGRAGERAATGITEQLENLGFESGRMKTGTPPRVDGRSLDYSKMTEQPGDENPDKFSYLDITKPLKQQRDCHMTYTSTEVHDLLREGFDRSPMFNGSIKSIGPRYCPSIEDKINRFADKDRHQLFIEPEGWNTVEVYVNGFSTSLPEDVQFKALRSVVGFENVKFFRPGYAIEYDYFPPTQLKHTLETKLVDGLYFAGQINGTTGYEEAASQGLMAGINASLAVQEKDPFTLKRNEAYIGVLIDDLITKGTEEPYRMFTSRAEYRTLLRQDNADLRLTPKGYKLGIASEKRLKRMEEKHNEAEKFVSFFRTTSVKPEEANPVLESKNSSPVKQSDKMFKLFARPNITIDDVRKFKSVDAYILDNNLDDEVIEQTEIQVKYSGYIEKEKNNADKLNRLEDLKIPINFDYSKIKSMSYEAREKLKKIQPVTISQASRISGVSPNDISVLLVYMGR